The nucleotide window TCGCGGCACGTCCGCTGGCACGTTTCTCCGTCATCCACGTTTCGATTTTCTGCTTCAGTTCGTTGTTCGGTTGCACTTTATCCATTGTCAGAGGCGCACGATTAAAGGGATCTGTTTGATCACTAAGCAAATGCCGTGCTATAGTCGAACGATCCACAGTCACTTTCGAGCTGGGCAGTATTACCGGATCTGTCATTAACGTAGACATAATCGGATCGAGATATTCATCGGGTGCGTCAGCCATGAATTCTTGTTCTTCGCGATATTGCACTTCCATACGTTGTACTTTCGCGGCGAAATCGCTTATTTCGCCAATTAATTGCCCACCACCAATGCGTATTAGTATATTCTCGGCATAGTTGAACAGTTCCGAACTATATGAGCGGCCATCTTGTGAAATAGCCAAACAAAATTGTTCGCTGCTACTGAGATTTATGTAGATGCGACAAATTTCTAACACCGTCTGGGCTGgatcaaattcaaattctttctTATCTTTTACCTTGAAACGCTCCTTTTGTGGTCCGACCAAATTTAAGAGGAAATAGTTCAACATTGCGGCAATTCGATCGACCATGCTGTTGtgacaaaaaatacttttaatctcAGTTGTAAGCAGTTTCAGAATATTGATCGTATCACGGCCCAGAATATTGTCGATACGCGCCATCTGACCTAAGTGATGTAGACTCGATAATTGCTGTTGGCGATCGTTCTGTGAGAGTGCATCCCATTCACCACGACTCTGCGCCTCTTGTAGTTGTCGAATTTGTTCCAAATTGGAGAGCGATTCATCTAACggaataaattatattatataaaatgcaaaCGTAACGCTAGGAAAACAAGAGAAAAcgtaacttcggctgcaccgatgTTATAATAGCATTCACAGGtacatttttatagcataaaagttcttccgatctgaagaatttcttcgaatattttAGAGTTTCTttagacaataatctatgcAAAATCCTTGAAACTGTCTTGCTAAAAAAACTagagcttgattttgatcgtacggtttgtatggcagctgttgttgttgttttagcggtTATCAGTCCCGTTGGGATGGGGGGGGGGGTTATCagtgttgtcgtcgacgtcatctaacgggaggcccaggaaacgtgctgtttcgacgggatcGAACCAAAGGGAAGAGGATGTTAGTTGGGTGGGGTtggtagggcatgcaaagaggtggtcagtGTCATGTGGAGACTCGTTgtatgcaggacatacattgggtatgtcagggtcaattctggataagtaggaggtTAACccgctacaatatccagaacgaagttgcgctgggtcactcgcggcaactcgagctcttggTCTGCGATAGatggtgatttgactccaagaatgcaattcacgggaagggagtcggtgaaggtgttgatggctccattgtgaatggcggtcagtacctgtcgaaagttagttgcgtccgaagtccggtcggcatactgtacgatgtcgtcgacgtagtccaGGAAAGACCTTTTGATGCTCCGAGGAGGCGGTTCggctccaagcaggtggctgcaGGGGTGGTTTCTgcgaaaacatcccagcaggaactgcctggagaggagtttattatgctccttaactgagAGCATAAGCGTTTCACTATGTAgatgttcgatgggagacatcagaAGGCATCCCGTCGcggtccggagtgcagtattttgacaggtctgtaatttcctcatctgcgtgccactgcatccaggcgaccatatggGTGCTCCGTATTTGAGGACCGGCCGACCGATTGCCTTTaccttcgaacacatgccatcgattccattgcccgacgtcaatatcgtacagtcatcagcgtacgaggttatggaaaccccctctggtggttgaggaagtttcgagatatagaagttaaacagtaacggggaggGACACCACCCtacggaaccccctgtttaattcttctcagtttagatgtttcacctcgaaatagtacggatgattgacgaccgctcaggtagttcatggtccacctcttcagtcctggAGGAAGCGCTGTTGTctcaatgtcctgcagtagtgttgtgtggttgactgtgtcaaaagctgtcagagtgggagctatgttgcctgtttgagctcctgggGACCGTGGAGGTCCTCTGTCTGCCACTCAGGGTCAGTGCCGGCGCAGCGCGCGAACTgtgtgcagattgcacagccgtagaggctagCGTCGCGATATTGCGTaggcaacatggggccacgtaactcgtggtccactccctgtgagTCTTAAGGCCTGGCAGCTGTATGcgacagtggtccgatatcggcgaatCGGACAAATAAGCAGgctcttggtgagaaaaggacaTGCGCAAATTTAATGAGTATCCCAAAAATGAGAGACTAGtgcgtatatacaaacagacagacggacatggcccCGACATTTCCTTttcggtgttacaaacttcgtggcaaacttaatgtgCCGTGTTCACggtataaaaatacacatacaaaagtatataaattaaatcgtAAAAAAGCATTAGAAATAATCTCCTTATCAAactaaaatatgtacaaatttttacAGCACCCAACTTACCCAACAAAAATATAGCATCGTTAATAAGTAAATTAATGAATCGGAGAAACAGTGGCGGTTCAATAGCCTCCATATTTTCTTCTGCTTCCCTAGCCAAATCCTTAAAACATTGCACCTGGTCCTCTTTGGTCCACAAGTACTCCATAATGGCATACATTGGACGACGGTAGTTGAATTTTTGCTCAAATTGCACCGATTGTCCAGTCATTTCGATGCTAACGAATACATTCAACAAACTGCGCACTACCTTCAGACGATCCGCATTACTATCGAATACACGAGTTATGAATGAATTACGCATACTGCCGGAAATTTGCTTGGGTAACAAAAATTCCAGTGCTTCAGCAAGCTTAGCACGCAAATGTGGATTCTTAACGAGTTCTGCACTACccataaataaaacaatcattTTGAACAGCGCGTCATGTGATGATTGATAAATCTCAATGAATTGACCGGGTGGAAAATGGCGACTAAAACTTAGATAAGCAACTACATTGTCAATAACATTTTCGGGTACTGACTTCAAATATGGCGGTATAAATTCACATTTATCGGGTATTTGACGTTCTTTACGAGTATGCGGTGCAAAGTCTTGCTTTGCGACGGCAGACTTAAACTCATCTTCGGTAATTAGGGCGATTTCCGTTAGCCAAATGGTGGTTGCTTCGAAAAATTTTAGTATATGCGTATCATTTGTGGGTTCCATTAGCCCGTTACGCATGCAGAGATATTGCTGCATTTGCTCTTTCAACATACGTAATAAATTTTTAGCTAAATCGTTGTTTGGATTTGTTTGTGCCACATCATGATATGCTGTTTGTAAACTATGCAATTCGCGCGTCATTCGTGTGTAACGTTCAATACATGCCCGATAGCCTAACTCAAATGCTTTGTGTGTCATGTAAAATAATTCGgtgacaaaattaaatttctcagCCACGATTCGTGTTTCATGCTCATCAATGGGCAAAAGACAGGTTTCTTCTGCGGCTTTTAATAAGCTAACTTGTTTTGCTTGCCGGTCAGCATCGGCAACAGCACAATATGTTGGATCGACTAATAAAACCTATAAAAGAGTGGGAGAAAGGAATAAATAGTTAGTAGGTAATATTTTTAACCGGGGTTGCAGAACCGCATTATACAAATTttggattaaattttttttgaacaaatacggaattaaaaaaattgtaatccaAGATAGCATTATATTTTGAGTTTCAATTATACGTACTTTCATTGAGGGCTCGCATAGAGGAGCGCAAAGTCGTAGTAGAACCGCTGTCAGACCAATCATAAAAGAATCGCTAGCATTTTGATTTATTACTTGCTCAAATGGCAAATTAATATTGCTCCACAAATGGCCACGTGATACATTTGCATGCAAGCAATTGGAAATCCATTGCAGGGTCTTTTTTTTCGTAGTTGCGCTCAATACTAGTAATTGCTTGATAAGTGCAAACACCGCATCTTGATGAATAGCCATAAGTTGCCACAGTGATGGATCAGAGTGTTGTGTCTCTAAACTGATTTCCGCAAAGAACTCGAATGGCCCATTCGATTTTTTGGGCATAATAGATAGACAAAGTAATTGACCAAGCAATGTATCCATATACTCACTACCTGTAAGAAAAGAATATAAGTATTGTATATGATTCGTAAATGTCATATAGTAGTAGTTCAGTATTCATACCTTTGGCATTTGGATTGGGCGTAACATAATCGATGAGCACTTCACCCAATTGTGGTACACGTTTGTCTCGTACGAAATAACTAAGTGTCCAAAACGTATTTTTCTTTATAGTTATGAGATTGATGTTTGCTAATTGTTTTTGTACTTCAGCTAGCATTGGATAAAATATAGCTTTCAAAGCTCCCAGCGCTTCGATCTGATCGTCTTCCGCCATTACTTTGACGACAGTTTGTACAAAGAATTCTTGAGTTGTGGTATCTGCTGGATCAGAGTGTTCCAGTACCTCTAACCACTGTGTAGATAAATTCtgatttataaataattctGGCTGACGTGTACAAGTGCTGTCATTTGTTAGTATAAgatttcgtattttttcacaAGCATCATAATGTTCAGGTAATTCCGCTTTTGCATGTTCGcatgcaataaatgcacgatgTAGATAACATATTGCACGCGTCTCTACAGCATCTTCATCACAAACGCCACTACCAGTTTCCACCAAATAATCTCCAGGATCGCTAAGCATTAAGCGTTCAAAAATAGCATGAGCCAATAGTTCTTCGCTTACGGTTGAGTCATTATCGGCATCCACAACTATATCAGTCATGGAAATTAGTGGAAAGCTTCTTGCTGCATTGGACGCTGAACCTTTACGCAATGTGAAAAGTAGAATACGCTCGAGTAAGTCTTGTTTAATGCCCTCTTCTTCTTTTGGTTCGTTAAGTAATGCGGCGAAGGGATTCAACTCCGCCGCAGCCATtgcaatcaaaaaatttatattttatttaaaattagctttaaataaaacacttttcgtttgtaaatgaaaaatcacaatttttaatttcactaccACAAAGAGTTGTCAAAACCAGTGGGGGTTGCTTTGCTGCAAATAATATGTCAAttg belongs to Bactrocera dorsalis isolate Fly_Bdor chromosome 1, ASM2337382v1, whole genome shotgun sequence and includes:
- the LOC105221772 gene encoding ubiquitin conjugation factor E4 A, encoding MAAAELNPFAALLNEPKEEEGIKQDLLERILLFTLRKGSASNAARSFPLISMTDIVVDADNDSTVSEELLAHAIFERLMLSDPGDYLVETGSGVCDEDAVETRAICYLHRAFIACEHAKAELPEHYDACEKIRNLILTNDSTCTRQPELFINQNLSTQWLEVLEHSDPADTTTQEFFVQTVVKVMAEDDQIEALGALKAIFYPMLAEVQKQLANINLITIKKNTFWTLSYFVRDKRVPQLGEVLIDYVTPNPNAKGSEYMDTLLGQLLCLSIMPKKSNGPFEFFAEISLETQHSDPSLWQLMAIHQDAVFALIKQLLVLSATTKKKTLQWISNCLHANVSRGHLWSNINLPFEQVINQNASDSFMIGLTAVLLRLCAPLCEPSMKVLLVDPTYCAVADADRQAKQVSLLKAAEETCLLPIDEHETRIVAEKFNFVTELFYMTHKAFELGYRACIERYTRMTRELHSLQTAYHDVAQTNPNNDLAKNLLRMLKEQMQQYLCMRNGLMEPTNDTHILKFFEATTIWLTEIALITEDEFKSAVAKQDFAPHTRKERQIPDKCEFIPPYLKSVPENVIDNVVAYLSFSRHFPPGQFIEIYQSSHDALFKMIVLFMGSAELVKNPHLRAKLAEALEFLLPKQISGSMRNSFITRVFDSNADRLKVVRSLLNVFVSIEMTGQSVQFEQKFNYRRPMYAIMEYLWTKEDQVQCFKDLAREAEENMEAIEPPLFLRFINLLINDAIFLLDESLSNLEQIRQLQEAQSRGEWDALSQNDRQQQLSSLHHLGQMARIDNILGRDTINILKLLTTEIKSIFCHNSMVDRIAAMLNYFLLNLVGPQKERFKVKDKKEFEFDPAQTVLEICRIYINLSSSEQFCLAISQDGRSYSSELFNYAENILIRIGGGQLIGEISDFAAKVQRMEVQYREEQEFMADAPDEYLDPIMSTLMTDPVILPSSKVTVDRSTIARHLLSDQTDPFNRAPLTMDKVQPNNELKQKIETWMTEKRASGRAAKS